The bacterium genomic sequence GAACTGTACCTATTAGCAGAGCAGCAACCTTTTCGTATGTATTTTGCGTGGCGGGCGAAACACCAAAATGAATGGTGTTACGCGAATCGCGAACAGCATCGCTCCAAACCGCGACTGCACGCAGTTCCCTAGGCTTGATCCCACTCAACGCGGAGAGTGGACTGAAGATGTCCTGCCGATCGAACATTGTGAGGACAGCCTCAATTTTTCGATATGTTCCCATCATTGGGTCTTCGAGCACTGCGTGCTGCTTGCTGAAGACTGATTGCCGATTGCTTTGCTCATACGCAAGCAGCGATGCCCCCAGTTCAAGCCATGCCCCTTCAGAAGCCTTCCCTAACATCGTAATCGCTGCTGTAAAAAGTTCGTGTCGAAAGCACCTCACGGCCTCTTGAAATGCCGACGCCACTTCGGCGTGTATGTTTGGAATCCCGAGCTTATGAAGGTACAAGTCGGGCTCTGCAAGAAATTGATCATTTGAACCAATGGAGGATGGTGCTCGACGGACTCGGTTAGGAACAGGGATTGTGAGTTACTCAAAGCTCCATCCGCTGGAGTGTCCGCCACTTCCCGGGATCACAGTAGTCCATCCGATTGATGGCACAGGCTCATGCAAGTCAGACATCTGAATCAGGTAGCCCCCATGGATGAGGGACCAAATAGCCTCCTTTGCCGCTAATGACCATGACAAAGCATCGCCAGCGGCCATCATTGCTGGCACTGGGTCCACGCTCGGATGAATCGTAATCTGTTTGGGCATCACGACGCCATTGACCTCAAGAACAGCGGCTATAAGATCATCTGAGGAAGAGGTTCTCTGGCACGCATTTAGGACGATTGCTTTGGCAACGATCACCCGCTGCGGCGTCACGACGGTTCGTTCGAGAATGAGTTTCTTGGCTTCGGATTCGTTCATGTGTGGCCTGTTCGACGATGCATTCGGTGAATTCGGCGAAATAATCATCTTTGCTGTAGCCGCCAACGCTCAGCGATTTTCTTCAGTTGTTCATCCGAAAGGGGATCCGTCTGCCATCCTTTGTCGAAATCTATGTCATGGGAACGAGGCCGTTGCTTTTCATCCAAAGTTCTGATCAGGATTCGTGAAGGAAGAACAGCCGCTTGACCAACAAATATTGCCTCTTGACGCCTTAGTCCCGAAAGAACTTTTGTTAAACCGGCTAGCGAATCCGGAAGGATGGATTGAACATGCTTTCTATCGGTATCATTGGTGATGCGATGAACGATCCATGAGTTGCACTGAGATAAAACCGTAGATTCAATCTCGCTGGGCCGTTGAGAGACGAGTAGAAGACCGAGACCATACTTCCGGCCCTCCTTCGCAACTCGTCTGATGGCTTCTTGAGCCGCCTCATACTGTGCTTCGCCTTTGTCCGGGACATAACGGTGTGCTTCTTCACAAACCAAGACGACAGGGTCTGCCTCCCGTTCCTCATGCGACTGCCAAAGTTTATAGTTGAAAAGTGTCCGGGCGATGACCGCGCTCGCGATTCCGGCGACGTCGTTGCGAATGCCCGATAAATCGACGATCCGGACAGGATTTCCTTTACCGAGCAATTGTGAGATAACCTCTCCAAACGGGTCTGCCTCGTTGTCCCAAGCTTCCATTAAGAAATTCATTGTGGTGTCGCGGAGTAGTGTCTCGATTTTCCGAATCACCTTGTTAAACTCTTCGTGGTCTTTCTTATTTTGATTATTTGGTCGCTGCTGATTAATTTCTCCTATGAATCCTTCGATGTAGAGCACGCCTCCCTTCTTCCCAAATTCATCCAATCCTGTTGGATCGCCGAGAATGTAAGGGACTGGCGAATCGACGGTGATCCTTCCGGGTGGAATGCTCAACGGCACTGCACCACTTTCTCGGGCCTTAATTAGAGCATTTTTGATCACGTTCGTTTGTGAGGTTGCAGCGTGCTCTGTCTTACCGATAAAAAGAGCAATTGTTTCTTGGAGGTCGAGCAACCAATAAGGCAATTTCAGAGATTTCTCGTCGGTTGACAAACGGCCAGCATTTGGAAATGCTGTGCCATATTCGTTGTGCGGGTCGAGAACAACGATGCGCGGATGCCATTTGTCGTATTTTTCTCGACCGCCCCGTTCCAATAGGCTG encodes the following:
- a CDS encoding ATP-binding protein, with the translated sequence FGEAEWIRDTRSTPPQWKLEFERGVSTFPLPQQTVYLTPKAELRDIYGQGKGATILLGVHVGSGETPCYAELNELLGKHTAILGSTGAGKSGTVAAILHSLLERGGREKYDKWHPRIVVLDPHNEYGTAFPNAGRLSTDEKSLKLPYWLLDLQETIALFIGKTEHAATSQTNVIKNALIKARESGAVPLSIPPGRITVDSPVPYILGDPTGLDEFGKKGGVLYIEGFIGEINQQRPNNQNKKDHEEFNKVIRKIETLLRDTTMNFLMEAWDNEADPFGEVISQLLGKGNPVRIVDLSGIRNDVAGIASAVIARTLFNYKLWQSHEEREADPVVLVCEEAHRYVPDKGEAQYEAAQEAIRRVAKEGRKYGLGLLLVSQRPSEIESTVLSQCNSWIVHRITNDTDRKHVQSILPDSLAGLTKVLSGLRRQEAIFVGQAAVLPSRILIRTLDEKQRPRSHDIDFDKGWQTDPLSDEQLKKIAERWRLQQR